tgggccttctcttttacaattttacattaattttattgtaatagcaTTTGTATCCGTTGTACAATAgtataaaatctcaaatttgtcCAATTAACCCCAAAATACACCCTTATCAGTCTATgtttatgtaaaaatatatttatattacaataactatgtaaatttatacaattactGTAGCACAATGCACAAATGTATTTTTACAAATCTATACAATTACTATAACACGAATGTATTTTTGTACAATGATACATAGCAAACTTGGGTGTATTTTGAGTTGATTGgacaaatttatgcaattattgTTGCTatgcaaatgaaaattttataaattatttagattGGGGCAGTGGTTTTTGGTTGAGGAAGAGAGATgatttaagataataataaaaaatttgataaggaAATAATATTATgatgaaatgtagtgtaaaataaataatttgatatggagtattttgaaaagttatataatttaatatataaaaaaaaggttattatgctaaaatagacaaaaatttgCATGAGCTAATGCAAATACTCTAAGGTAATAAGAAACAATGGTCTTTGTCTTTGTTAATAGATAATTGcattataatgtattataaagcaatgattttgtatatttgtctttgttgatagtttgttaatatTAAATAGATGTTTATTTagaatttcatgattttttttacttatactCCAGTCTTCCCTAACTCAAAATTCTGGCTCCATTCTTGTCTAAATATTTCTAattctacaacatttttcataatttttaagGTAAATTGTGATaagtataaaataataataatatttcagTGAAAATGATGTCGTCTTCGTCACAATCTACGACCTTAATTTTGTGATAAAAATcgttaaaaattataaaattattgtaagcTGAATGTGCGTTGACTAGCACACCATGAAGGCAGAAATTCACACTTATTAGTACCAGTGATGTCATTGAAGTCTGATATGGTTGTTAAGGGGTTACGGCCCAAATATGTATAGTTGATGCCAATTTACCACTAGGAGTCTAGCAGCGTGCAGTTTGGTtaggaaggttttttttttttttttagtttggtaAATCAAACTTTGCTTTAAATGGAAACAGTAGCCAAATCCAACTTTCAGGAACCCAAAataggagaaaaagaagaatcatTACCCCAGAAGTTTGGGTTTAGGGGAGAAACAACAACAGAATTAAGTtcccttttaagttttaacccaagaaaaaaggaaagaaaagactcgagatttattttcattaatgaaCTAGATTTGAAAACATTTCTTTAATTCATGATTTCACATGGCACTTCTCCCCTTATCCATGGGCCATGGCACCATAGAAACACGAGTTGAACACACGATTCAACTCTTAAAATCGTGAATTCAACTCACATTTTACCATAGTTTTACATTCTGATTTAACAGGGAAAGCCAAATTTCACCCAACTGCCTGGGGAATTGGGATAGGCCACAAATTCaaatcttctataaaaaaaaataaagagagaacgAAACCAGAAAGCAACAGTTAAAGTACCAGGTAATAATGGCAACATATGATATACCTTGTATCTCATACATTTCAATATAATAAagttctctctcttcttctttttttaattaatagaaATACAAAAGTTAACAATGGCAGCaaatcctattaaaaaaaaaaaaacaatggcaGCAAATGAAGTCATCGCTACTTTATCAACAAGATATATGGTAAATAGTTCAATTTGCAATTGAATTTATCACGACATTCAATACAATGTCAGATGGAAGAGAGatgatttgagtttttttttattttttgagaaacaaatacacacacaagagagagaggaaagaattctaacacaaagacacaccacaactccactcaaaaatCATGGTAACTTTTAAAATGAGGTGGGAcaagttatactacacacaacacTCTCTCTTAAATAATGTGGGACAattacccattctttttttttagaaacaaacacacacacacacaagggagaagGAAAggggttctaacacaaaggcacaccaCTTGTATGCACCCTTGAAATCATTAGGAGTCATCATGGTATTAGGTGTTGTTTGTTGTTTGAAGTTAGGTTGTAAATTAATATAAGTTGTTTACGAAAATCTCAAGTTTGGCTCatgaaaaaacttatttattttcatttgtttggcTAACAAGACAAGCACAAGACCGAGTTTAGGCTCAACTTCTAAACAAGCTAAACTTGTTAAAATTatgtgattaaatgattaatttattattttctaacagTTTAAACTTTCAAGATGATCAGTAATTTAACATGATATTAAAGCAAGAAGTCTAAGTTCGATAGTTGTTTCCTTCACTCTATCTTACATTTAAAATCCTACACATAAGGTAAGGGGGGTGTTATAAATatgtagttaaatgattaaatttaccatttttcaaCAATCTTAACTCATGAACATGAGATTtgatttaactatatataatattatatttttatacgcatatttgtctaaaaaatacttatataaacttaaaattaaattgtataagtttgtaaataaattcttatgagatcaaattaatttttgactttattaataatataaataattcatttgtaGTAACAATCATAGAATTTTGAAGGGGTAAAAAATTGTAGTCATGAAATTTCTATACATATAAAAGAATAACTTAATCAAGTAATTTGTGAATAAGCTTAAGCATGttggacaaaaaaataaactaagcTTAAATATATAATCTTATTAAGTGAAGATCTTGAGCTTGACTCgtgttcaaaataaatttaaatgaataaGATTGAGTTTTTAATATTCAAGTAGGTTTGATTTGTTTACCACTTCATATAGATCAGACAACTTCTGATTTGgacttttttgataaacttcaCATTAGAGCTTCTGATTTGAACTTTTATACACATATCAAAGCAGCCCAGGGGAAGGAAAAGACAAGAGAGGTGGGTGCAATATACCGAGAGAACGGTTGAAAAGAGagttgtttctttcttttgttctttttttttttttcagaaacaGAGTGGcgttgatttttattttcttccccttcataaaataattaataaattcgCGTGAATGACCAAACCTAATGAATGTTTacatgaaattttcaatttttctaagaTATGAACTACCAATGGAAGGCTCGTACGGGAATAAATAATAACATGTCAAGTTGTCAagtaattgtgaaatttgttgcgAAGAGTACTGTATCTTGCTCTAACAATGATCCTCAGCCTGCCAATAATAGACATGGCCTCATGGCGTATGAGATAATACCACCACTTTTGtattacaatttttcttttttcttttttgctataaCTAACGTGCTCAACTTTAGTGCGCAAAGAAAAAGCTTTGGATGGAAGGTTTTGGCTGGATCTATAATATGATCGTGGACTTTTATTTGCCTATATATGCTTGATTatcttaactttttaaaattttaaaggaacAAACCACATATAGTCCAGTTTGTCTTCATCATATTATTAAGGAAATAACTTAAAAAGCTATGTGTCAattagtccaaaaaaaaaaactgtgtcaAGGCCAAGAAAGAGAGGCCAATCATTGGCCTGTTTGGTTGGTgagtttaaataacagttttcattgtttaaacaatattacacgtatttttacactttttcatctacacgtattttcaaaaaatacaaacaacgttactaaaacaattaatattacCAAACGAACCCTCAAGAGCATGTTAATTGTTGGCAGTGAGATCGGGATTTTGAAGAAATTGGTATTTGGTATCTAATTTAGATTCTAATTTCTAAAACCAGGTGAAGGAACTTTCTGGCTGTGTTCAAAAATCAGGTTACAGCTAAGCGAAGCACCAATATTGCTGAACAACCTTATTTTTGTTTACAGCGTTATTTGGCAGTTTGAAAATATGACCCTCTTTTCTTTTGGGACCACGGAAAATTTGCCCCGATTAACCtaaataacaatattttaataggttgaaaaaagtattttatatcaaatgatATCACGTTAtctacataaaataatataatttagataaaaaaatatatgaaaattattgctgttttttgtttttttacgtgtactatgatttttttaacacgtagtaatataattaaaaaaaggattagatgaagattttgaattataatcaaattaagattttttatcaacttataaattataataataaaatgattaaatgaagagtttggattgttattaaattaaaattttaatcaatttagaaattattggagaaaaagataagaacaaataaaattatatttatttttttaaaatctaaaaaaaattctacaatttgGTGCAGCCACTTGGTGCAACTACGGtttctaagcccaacttttattatatagtatatgatatatatgAAACAAAAATGCTATTATTAGGAATCATTTACCAATgatactttttttatatagaagaaatatttcaaacttttattaaaaaaaaaaatcataatatgcAAGAAGTACATTAAAGAGGTGTGGAGGAACAACTTCTATCCACACTAAAAGACCACCAACATATCTCACATGTTAAAAGAGACCAAGCTTGGTTTCAAATGcaatataaaaactaattagGCCATAAATATTTCGGATGTTTATAAAAACTCTTTTCAGATTCCTTGGCTTGTTATGGAATAAGAAGTGGTTCATTTATGTCCTTACACATGGCACCATCTTATTGTTGTCTAGAAGTGTTTTTCTAAATAGATGGGAATAATTAAAttgatacatttaaaaaaaattaaagaaccaAAAATCTAACCCTTAAAATGacataatcaaaatcaaatagatCCCATGATTCAGGTACAAAAACacaatttacccaaaataatatttcaagtttttggAGGGATCTCTCTCACACGCACACGTGTATATATAACTCAACTTTGGGGCCTCTCCTTTTTTTGGTGGTTCCACCACAGAGAGTATGGAAGACTCAGAAAACTTGTTTGGGGTGATCTTTAATACGTGGTGGTGGAGCTACACGTTTGAGAGACTACTTTTTGGGCACCAAGGGGTGATGCCTAAATAAAGGGACGGAGCTAGGTGGGCCCAAGGGGCCTTGGGCTCCTAATGTTAAAAGAGAAaatgtatatataggtataccttttacaattttacatcGATTTTATTGTAATAGCATTTACATTAATTGTAAAATAGcataaaaccttaaatttgTTCAATTAATCTCAAAATATACTCACATTAGTCTATGTATTATTATGCATAAATACATTTACACAATTACTATAGCACAATGCACAAatgtatttttgtaaatttacacaattactatAACACAAATGTATTTTTGTACAATGATACATAGACTAATGTGGGTGTATCTTGGGTTGATTGaacaaatttacacaattattgtTGCTTTGCAAATTAatgttttataaattatttagattggggaagtagttttttttattgaggaagagagatgatttgagataataataaaaaattgataaggaAATAATATTATgatgaaatgtagtgtaaaataaatgaTTTGATGTGGAGTATTTTAAAAAGTgagtatataaatttttttaaaaaaggttattatgctaaaatagatagaaatttTTGCATGAGCTAATACAAATGTTCTAATATAGTAAGAAACAATGATGTTTTGTGTCTTTATCTTTGTTAGTAGATAATTGCATTATAATGTATTCTGAATTAATGATTTTATGATAGTATAAAGTCTATATAGGTGACACTAAAGCATGGGAATGGACTTTTATGTGTTTTCCTTTTGTCCCGTGTGAATCAATGACTAATTGGTCTATGTGACTAACATCCTCTAATTGTCTTTCTATGTAAACACTTAACAATATCTGcttccttttgttttgattcTTCCAACTTTGCAACTTCTTTTTAGAAAAAGACCAATTATAGAAAagctataaaaataaaataaataaataaataaagccaaaaaagagagaatctaGAAGAAACTAAGtccaaatgatgaaaaataataatctgATATTTTGATAGATTTTTATTGGTTCTTATTTGAGTCTATTACAGtattatttttccatttatattaattattagtggatgaaatattttgtagatagttttgttgttttagagttatttaagaaaataaaaaggagaaaaataatcTAGAGGCTGATATTTTTGTGGTTTTAATagtttgttaatactaaatagatgcttatttgaaatttcaagattttctttaCTTATACTCCGGCCTTCCctaactcaaaattttgggtCCGTCTTTgcttaaatatttcaaatttaacgacatttttcataattttttagacAGATTGTGATTAGCTTAAAATAGCAATAATATTTTAGTGAAAATAATGTTGTATATATCACAATCTACTACCTCAATTTTTCTGTGATAACATTcgttaaaaattataacattattGTAAGCTGAATGTGTTTGACTAGCACGCCATGAAGGCAGGAATTCACACTCATTAATACCAGAAATGTCATTGAAGCCTGATACGGTAGTTTAAGGGGCTACGGCCCAAATATGTATAATTGATGCCAATATACCACTAGGAGTCTAGGAGCGTGCAGTTTGGTTAGGAaggttttttctattttttttttagtttgggaAATCAAACTTTGctttaaataaaaacagaagCCAAATCCAACTTTCAGGAACCAAAAATAGGAGATAAAGAAGAATCATTACCACAGAAGTTTGGGTTTAGGGGAGAAACAACAACAGAATTAAGTtcccttttaagttttaacccaagaaaaaaggaaagaaaagactcaagatttattttcattaatgaaCTAGATTTGAAAACATTTCTTTAATTCATGATTTCACATGGCACTTCTCCCCTTATCCATGGGCCATGGCACCATAGAAACACGAGTTGAACACACGATTCAACTCTTAAAATCGTGAATTCAACTCACATTTTGCCATAGTTTTACATTCTGATTTAACAGGGAAAGCCAAATTTCACCCAACTGCCTGGGGAACTGGGATAGGCCACAAATTCAAatcttctataaaaataaaaaataaagagagaacgAAACCAGAAAGCAACCGTTAAGTACCAGATAATAATGGCAACATATGATATACCTTGTATCTCATACATTTCAATATAATAAagttctctctcttcttttttttaattaatggatATACAAAAGTTAACAATGGCAGCAAATAAAGTCATCGCTACTTTATCAACAAGATATAAGGTAAATAGTTCAATTTGCAATTGAATTTATCGCATGACATTCAACACAATGTCAGATGGAACCACAACTTTACATGGATAAATTACACATAGGAAGATCATCATAATTGAAAACAAGAGGAGGATTGAAGGTTATTAGgaaattaaatctaaaaatacACATCAAGGAAAGAACAATAGCCATCTTTCCACCTTTCATCACCCTGGTTAATCTACCAGGCAAGCCATGCAACAATATAAATGAGAAATGTGAGACAATGCAAATGTGAGAAGTCAAATTCTTTACgttattatctattttttttccccctactgaatatattatatatacctATGAAACTTTTTTCCTATTCCTCCCTCCTTTTTCCCAGTACCATTTTGATCTACCTCGGACCCATAGTGGCATCTCTACGTCTGCGTCTCCTACCTGATCTTCCTAATAACACTCCACCGCCATGGCGGTGGAGGCGGCTAACCAGCGACATACCACCACTGCCATCATCATCGCTGTTGTTGTTATCATCTTGATCAGAGGAATCCAACCCAACATCGGGAGAGGGGTGGCGAATACCAACAGCATTCTGATCTGATGCATGGTGATGAAACGTCCTCTCAGACTGATGCCTCAGCCGTCTACCATGGTCATTCCCTGACGACGGCCCAAACGCATGCAATAGAAGAAAGACATTCACCAGATTACTATCAAAGCCCACCTCAAAGCTCCCAGCCCTCTCCGCCATAGCGTTTACATCAAAACCTCCATCCTCGTCATCTGAATCAAAAGCATTATGATTACTTTCTATTACATAGTCTCCAAAAACCATTGCCCCTGGCATTGTTGACCTTATTGTGCTGATCACGTCATCCCGCTCTCGCTCCCGCTCAAGCCGTCTCCATTTCTGTTCAAGTATGGGATCCACTTCACGCGGGCGTGCAGAGGGGTGCTCTGCCCTCACATGCTTTCTCAGCTCCTTGTAATTTCCAAGGAATGAGCAGTTGTCCTGCATGCAGCTTCTCTTTTTCGCATTTAGGTATTCTCGTGCAGGTTCAACCACAGTCCAACCTTTAACCTGTCCCCTGCAAAGGGGGCAAGCAAGTTCAGTGACTTCACACTTCTCAATGGGCCAACTGGAATCGGGTAACAAAACGGGACTATCGACAGAGCCATGCACATGTTGTCCATCATTCGATGAGGTTATTTTGGTATATGCATTCTTGTACTGATCAAGGCAGTTGGAGAACTGAAAGCTAGTTCCACACATGTAGGGACGGCAACCATTGTCATGTGAGGAGCAAAGGAGAAGAACAGCATTGTGAGGGCACTCCATGCACACAGAACATGTCACATCTTCCAAGTCCTTTTTATCTAAAGCCTTGGAGCATTTCTTAGGGCACAAGTCCATTGACATATCTGAGTTATAAGAAGGCAGTGGGTATGGAGTTGCCCTGGCTTGTCGGGAAATAATCCTGCGTCGTCCTCTGCTACCTTTCACCATTTTCAAACTATACCTGACAACCACATCGCCGCtaatttattacaataaaaGTGGCCAAATAATCAGCAAAATTTTGTGAATGAATATGCAAAAGAAGTTAAAAGACATTTATAGAAAACAATAGACACAGAAATTATGCAACAGATTAATGCACTTTAATTCCTGTCCCGTGCATGGTAAGACACTAGCAGCAATCATCTTAATATAACATACATGTCTAATGTAAAATCTTTTCATTTCTCAATACTTTGTAAATATTGCAATTGGACCCTATATATAGTAACttcatctttaaaataaaataaaatgcattattagATATTATAATGGTTTTTGCAAGGCTTCACTGTTGTGGTGTGAATTCATCTAATTAATCACATGTGACATGCCTTTCTCACCCAATTTCAAAGCGACAGCTTTCCCATGAGTCACATAAACCACCTCAATTAACATCATAACATCTATGTACAGGCTTATCCTCAAGTTAATTAACAGAAGTTTCCACTCTTAAAGAGTGGATAAATCATTTGGCCCTAGTTCTGTTggtttaaaaagagaaaatgttaCGGATTTCTGAGAGGTAACTATTAGATAGCAGCAGAAAAATGCCAAGATCTCTTATCCTTCTCTTCTGAAAGACATATCCTCAGCTTCTAAGCTAGAAaccaattaatgaaattaagatGAGCATAGCACAACAATCAATGTCATTGTAAAAAATGCCAGAggaaattctgaaattttactAAGAAAAAAGTTCCccaaatgaatattttgtttGCACGTTTGCAAATGGAGCATGCAATTTAAACATTCACAATAGGAGAACCATGCGTTAAAATAATATCACATATATTCAATTTCCTATATTCAGAATTCCAGAACTCAGCTATCCTAAATTGTGGTCTATTGGAGGAGCACAAAGAACAGATATGTTTAAATTTACAAAGGAAAACAGAAAACATTTATCTAGACAGATGAATAACAACACTCCAAAGAAACATGCTCTCTTTGGGCTTACCTGAGCATGTCCATGGGATGCATGCTTTCAAATAGCTGAAGAGTtgcaaaaacaacaaattagGAATATCCATAACAGATACTGTTCCTTTCACCTTATATAATGGAGCCATCCTAGCATGACAAACATCAAAGACCATAAATAAGGATGTAGACACAAAAATTAGGTGCTAGTTCCTAGGCTGCTAAATCTGAAACAGAATTCTACAATCTAGCACAACAAATGCTCCAATATCAGCATCGCCAGGAATGCTCACCCGGAATATTCCTATGGTTAATGTTCACATAAAGGTGAAAGAGAAGTTGATAAGTTCTAAGCCTAGCAAAATGTTAAATTCATGAATAAACCATGAATAAATGTCCATTACACCATTTTCAACTGCGACCAAACAGCCTATGAACTAGAGTGGTATGCTAGAGGAAATATTTGTCACATCAAACTACATGGATGAGTGGAAACCATACTTATACAGAATGTATTGGTTATTCACAGTGCTAAGAAAAATCTTACTATGTGTTTAACAGAGACTTTCAAAACTTTGCTTTGTattccaccccccccccccttttaaatggaaaataattgttcccatagcaataataaattgaaaattgattaCAAAAATTCACtagaccaagaaaagaaaataaggccTAGAAGATAAGAGGGGACTATAGGTGACATAACAAGGCATACAGCCCAAGATAATCAGCAAGGCACTAATAGAATagtaaactcaaaatataattACTGGCAACATGCAAAACCAACTCAAATCCCTCAACTGTTTCCTGTTTCTCTATTTACACACATAAACATGACATTTTTTAGTAAGTATGCCACTAGAAATTCCAACTTACAAGTCCAGGAATCCACTATCTAGTGTAACTTGGCTCCAACCACTCAACATAGTAGCAACATGCACTTCCCTGCTAATTACACCCCATGACAGTCTAAATTCAGCAGACCAACATTATCCATGCACTGACAAAGTGCAAGTTCACCAGTCAACATCCCAGGGAGACACATTTCCTGCTCCAAATGACATACAAATTTATAGGCATAAGtcttaaaaacttaaattgcCTATTTATACCACCAGATTGGCAAGCATTTTCCAAGTCTGGGATAACTCCAAGTTCAGACTGGACAAGGTATGCAGCATGGCTGCATCCAGATTGACGTGTCCCACTACCAGATCAA
This genomic stretch from Castanea sativa cultivar Marrone di Chiusa Pesio chromosome 1, ASM4071231v1 harbors:
- the LOC142617853 gene encoding uncharacterized protein LOC142617853 isoform X2; the encoded protein is MVKGSRGRRRIISRQARATPYPLPSYNSDMSMDLCPKKCSKALDKKDLEDVTCSVCMECPHNAVLLLCSSHDNGCRPYMCGTSFQFSNCLDQYKNAYTKITSSNDGQHVHGSVDSPVLLPDSSWPIEKCEVTELACPLCRGQVKGWTVVEPAREYLNAKKRSCMQDNCSFLGNYKELRKHVRAEHPSARPREVDPILEQKWRRLERERERDDVISTIRSTMPGAMVFGDYVIESNHNAFDSDDEDGGFDVNAMAERAGSFEVGFDSNLVNVFLLLHAFGPSSGNDHGRRLRHQSERTFHHHASDQNAVGIRHPSPDVGLDSSDQDDNNNSDDDGSGGMSLVSRLHRHGGGVLLGRSGRRRRRRDATMGPR
- the LOC142617853 gene encoding uncharacterized protein LOC142617853 isoform X1 produces the protein MHPMDMLRYSLKMVKGSRGRRRIISRQARATPYPLPSYNSDMSMDLCPKKCSKALDKKDLEDVTCSVCMECPHNAVLLLCSSHDNGCRPYMCGTSFQFSNCLDQYKNAYTKITSSNDGQHVHGSVDSPVLLPDSSWPIEKCEVTELACPLCRGQVKGWTVVEPAREYLNAKKRSCMQDNCSFLGNYKELRKHVRAEHPSARPREVDPILEQKWRRLERERERDDVISTIRSTMPGAMVFGDYVIESNHNAFDSDDEDGGFDVNAMAERAGSFEVGFDSNLVNVFLLLHAFGPSSGNDHGRRLRHQSERTFHHHASDQNAVGIRHPSPDVGLDSSDQDDNNNSDDDGSGGMSLVSRLHRHGGGVLLGRSGRRRRRRDATMGPR